One window of Scheffersomyces stipitis CBS 6054 chromosome 1, whole genome shotgun sequence genomic DNA carries:
- the VCC3.1 gene encoding vesicle coat complex AP-3 (Vesicle coat complex AP-3, beta subunit Intracellular trafficking, secretion, and vesicular transport), with amino-acid sequence MNTQALGYSIHNPITLDSDSDSDSDQNFEDALDDFSQVDIKCENSNLISTDEHIWSSPQSFRQSSPFSSIQATPLRTNSFKHELDYLAKNYFVFVEPLGYFYSEKRHFFISSDSKYATSKLYIKSKERFLDLISKLTKQSPYYNQIERESNIVNVATIPSPIPGIEIEEFAFCDSCKYTSCIGRVPVKCTSHGYMRRGEGYRVESGGFFLLKEFPRMPSLPDTPPPSTPNMYDRSPTIPCSSPIRRRSRFTNRDLQVEFKGPLITEIRVRESENMTADAFLQKYANIKFIPDVGLYWHEHERVFLDRNSEIVHKSLSSIIDKCKFLETHMHAVMSNSYYWYLLASANTSSEVHICLEWLKEPLSGIEPSKIQYCPDCINSAIIDDHCEVDNLNVLTGMGYRMESGSIFLLASGGGMTDILEDQREEAPDLEYYASDSGAVFSSDEQEAEGSVDYASDMENLTVDGQEGDELTAVNGESESDTLLEDEVQEGDFRSFDDSSDSDNLFVDDAQEDDEEMIDIAIDNDTESDNDESDISAYDTTDDGLDNERDSEENILYDEDPVRISTVSGWSQLKKKGICQISNLLWSRGQQHFLDITSRAFRSFLMGTVSNAQYTQMLEDVEEWVDLMPQYYRIPKDTKGRTFEIPSPFSRLPPKIHTYCSECGFVIGFNENNENLRSSSRHAKNTGHDRFISRQGYAIRAATGFNLLVIFGSNETVSTCESEDGDYDDEDIVIPSFEEGSGSPFTPPEFIVEPYSTDEEASDYEQEPESLPPPSKEEQYEVSELLKHSHGLVYDPIFYLYYYITEERYVDVNSKFFKNTLEDIGDHKSRIRNLVDRVISTQIIDSRKFEKKVTRGHIHWAKELSEVARWKKLCFCKQCYQVFKTKTAFSKHRREYANMSEREHAGHDISADFKGYLLERPKGLYYAIGIPDDVAQAEAAEAEATATAEEIASSKSQWVMGGPGWTVEEYDIKVQWLEGKLGMPPDQFLAKHNYLLVKEVGLYYDFTQKWFRSITHRLSRKVFFGDLISTVRRELISYMLHNMDRKYEYMLAPRHQQQVATLEAAVKYDGPMVAVESGNEEHLDFELVDNCIQPTKYYMCHVCKFIAHHSSVSAHIKQAKHQREEGPEKHVVYGYSVRNVEAKTNYFRIQHNLASSFHEPTDSTADSQIVDPFLSRYKAHEYTKFRSFLNMSNDKRWPRLVQLCKKYVTKKRLALSIGSSLSALIKNPRFCSTPNSASRYGPMLARFLFVAMKMCELKEHKAMEEFEQVFCANKKQGLRRFFGQMTKFGAFWLLSPVLVLQEDDSNAMEDVFMSSLMVCLLDEGGIGFKIKSYRCDFCSGLSFAFKCIAVDVMKKDKSYVRPFVEDCNRAASIALNFGRFCKFSADVHSLSPRTFGRTMNVLHVGDKIRINTFEVGLDDIKKWVHTAIQQYVLEVEELFMDINITPTMAMNEMMAAQKPRVVGMPQTSYNWDQRDIDRCLEINSVDKYDIKSLQYFRRRLSRLNDLFFYMILLTCGSPYRLTELYSVLIRNEERLGSNVFVADGMLGLFTNNGKNSMKYSRERPILKMLPEEVSECLAHYIYFVRPFEHTLVEYQEQTGSLSHIEFKKLSDKYKLHLFVGEKQIKNSTTLGKSFRKFINKTTPKLRGIMYGEIRQVLSYFVGANVSGMIGLQIKIDNTLAEQAGHSFSRFVESYATNRDGYNHVMLQRMRDCSAAWHTCLEMSTLQIFTPSVFTRNEPPKLTGEELIEAGRQMFGQHFKFKEGQQQATSDVANCFSMMVAIDSGKTTCCIIAMLAERTHSLRQTDRGKKTHCVTIFVVPYISTLNSTIRQLTENFNVRTFDGSVGQVNDYDVLLMSLEDGHLRYLNQVVRHFQSTNYQGKTYLRRVVVDDAHILQMKQYVVDGNKNVPVVFLTSFLPQKEDATMSRLFNINSLVRVSSQEPLLPHKEFTLFKKPNTTSICQTVLEKVRSFGSAIVIAESSDKVSYLVSQMADEVPCIGIYGSPVSRTAALNKMANENIRVVVTTAEAMVGLHMLKPTTVLFAYSINNPIELLVGSQMSSGKVDMVLLNFYSSEFQRDLLDTCVNLMVTRHMRLTEQTCYEAGKERCHACVKKRRHA; translated from the coding sequence ATGAATACTCAAGCACTAGGCTATTCAATTCATAATCCAATAACTTTGGATCTGGACctggatctggatctggacCAGAACTTCGAAGATGCTCTAGATGACTTCAGCCAAGTAGATATCAAATGTGAAAATTCCAATCTCATTTCTACCGATGAGCATATTTGGTCGAGTCCTCAATCATTTAGACAGAGTCTGCCATTCTCATCAATACAAGCTACTCCATTGAGGACAAATCTGTTCAAACACGAACTTGACTACTTGGCCAAAAATTACTTTGTGTTTGTTGAGCCTCTAGGATACTTCTATCTGGAAAAAAGACATTTTTTCATctcttcagattcaaaaTATGCTACTTCCAAGTTATATATAAAGTCGAAAGAAAGATTTCTTGACCTCATTAGCAAACTAACAAAACAATCACCTTATTACAACCAAATAGAACGTGAGTCAAATATTGTGAATGTGGCTACTATTCCAAGCCCTATCCCTGGCattgaaatagaagaatttgCCTTCTGTGATTCCTGTAAATACACCAGCTGTATTGGGCGCGTCCCAGTGAAATGTACCAGTCATGGATACATGAGAAGGGGTGAAGGCTATAGAGTGGAACTGGGAggtttctttctattgAAGGAATTCCCACGTATGCCTTCTTTACCTGATACTCCTCCACCAAGCACTCCAAATATGTATGATCGTAGTCCGACCATACCTTGCTCTTCTCCCATCCGCCGCCGATCTCGCTTCACCAATAGAGACTTGCAAGTCGAATTCAAGGGCCCTCTTATCACCGAAATCCGTGTGAGAGAATCTGAGAATATGACCGCTGATGCCTTTTTGCAAAAATACGCCAATATCAAATTCATTCCTGATGTGGGGTTATACTGGCACGAACATGAACGTGTGTTTTTGGATAGAAACTCTGAAATTGTTCACAAATCATTGTCTTCTATCATTGACAAATGcaagtttcttgaaacacACATGCATGCAGTAATGCTGAATTCCTACTACTGGTATTTGTTAGCCAGTGCTAATACGCTGTCCGAGGTACATATATGTCTTGAATGGTTGAAGGAACCTCTAAGTGGCATAGAACCTTCAAAGATCCAGTACTGCCCTGATTGCATCAATTCGGCTATCATCGATGACCATTGTGAGGTCGATAACCTTAATGTTCTAACTGGGATGGGATACAGAATGGAGCTGGGGTCTATTTTCTTATTAGCACTGGGTGGAGGAATGACAGACATTTTGGAAGATCAACGAGAGGAGGCTCCCGATCTCGAATATTATGCCTCTGATTCTGGTGCTGTCTTCCTGAGCgatgaacaagaagctgAGGGGTCAGTAGACTATGCTTCTGATATGGAAAATCTCACAGTAGATGGTCAAGAAGGTGACGAATTGACAGCAGTAAATGGAGAATCTGAGTCGGATACTCTcttagaagatgaagttcaagaaggtgACTTTAGATCATTTGacgattcttctgattcgGATAATCTCTTTGTAGATGATgcacaagaagatgatgaagaaatgattGACATTGCAATAGATAATGATACTGAATCGGATAATGACGAATCAGACATTTCAGCCTATGATACCACCGATGATGGTCTTGATAACGAACgtgattcagaagaaaatatatTATATGATGAAGATCCTGTTAGGATCTCCACTGTTAGTGGATGGTCTCAGCTAAAAAAGAAAGGTATTTGTCAAATTAgcaatcttctttggctgaGAGGACAACAACACTTCCTTGACATCACCTCCAGGGCTTTCAGATCGTTTCTCATGGGTACAGTGTCAAATGCACAATACACCCAGATGTTGGAAGATGTCGAGGAATGGGTCGATCTAATGCCTCAGTACTATAGAATTCCAAAAGATACCAAGGGTAGAACATTTGAAATTCCCCTGCCCTTTTCAAGACTCCCTCCAAAAATACATACCTACTGTTCGGAATGTGGATTTGTAATAGGATTCAACGAGAACAATGAAAACTTGAGAAGCTCTTCCCGTCATGCAAAGAATACTGGTCATGATAGATTCATCAGTCGCCAAGGGTATGCTATCAGAGCCGCAACAGgattcaatctcttggtCATATTTGGGTCTAACGAAACAGTCAGTACATGTGAATCGGAAGATGGCGAttatgatgatgaagatattgttATTCCTTCATTCGAAGAGGGACTGGGTTCACCATTCACACCCCCTGAATTCATAGTGGAGCCGTACTCCACAGACGAAGAGGCCAGCGACTACGAACAAGAGCCTGAATCTCTTCCACCTCCATCTAAGGAAGAACAATATGAAGTGTCCGAACTATTGAAACATTCCCATGGGTTAGTTTACGATCCTATCTTCTACTTGTACTACTACATAACAGAAGAGCGGTATGTTGACGTGAATTCaaagtttttcaaaaacACATTGGAAGATATTGGTGACCACAAAAGCCGCATTCGAAACTTGGTGGACCGTGTCATTAGCACTCAAATCATTGACTCTCGAAAATTCGAGAAGAAAGTAACCAGAGGTCACATCCACTGGGCCAAAGAGTTGTCCGAAGTAGCTCGCTGGAAGAAGCTATGCTTTTGTAAACAATGCTATCAGGTATTCAAAACAAAAACTGCATTTTCCAAGCACAGGCGTGAATATGCGAACATGAGCGAAAGAGAACATGCTGGTCATGATATAAGTGCGGATTTTAAAGGATACCTTTTGGAGCGACCAAAGGGCCTCTACTATGCAATTGGGATTCCAGATGATGTTGCTCAAGCCGAAGCTGCTGAAGCCGAAGCTACCGctactgctgaagaaattgcaagTCTGAAATCGCAATGGGTTATGGGTGGGCCTGGGTGGACGGTGGAAGAATATGATATCAAAGTGCAATGGTTGGAGGGCAAGCTAGGTATGCCTCCCGACCAATTCTTGGCCAAGCACAACTACTTACTAGTGAAGGAGGTTGGTTTATACTACGATTTCACGCAGAAGTGGTTCCGAAGTATAACACACAGGTTGCTGAGGAAGGTCTTCTTCGGCGACTTAATACTGACGGTGAGGCGTGAGTTAATATCTTACATGCTCCACAATATGGATAGAAAGTATGAATACATGTTGGCACCCCGTCACCAGCAGCAAGTTGCTACTTTGGAAGCAGCAGTAAAATATGACGGTCCAATGGTGGCGGTGGAAAGTGGCAACGAAGAGCATCTAGATTTCGAGTTGGTAGATAATTGCATACAGCCAACTAAATACTACATGTGTCATGTGTGTAAGTTCATTGCCCACCACTCCAGCGTCTCCGCTCATATCAAACAAGCCAAGCACCAACGAGAAGAGGGACCTGAAAAACATGTTGTGTATGGTTACAGTGTTCGGAATGTAGAGGCTAAGACAAACTACTTCCGAATTCAACACAATCTAGCCAGTAGTTTTCACGAACCAACAGACAGCACTGCTGACTCTCAAATTGTAGATCCGTTTTTATCCAGATACAAAGCGCATGAGTATACAAAGTTCCGTTCATTTTTGAACATGTCTAATGACAAAAGATGGCCACGTTTGGTACAATTGTGCAAGAAATATGTAACCAAGAAAAGATTAGCTTTGAGCATCGGATCTTCTCTCTCAGCACTCATCAAAAACCCCCGGTTCTGTAGCACTCCAAACTCAGCCCTGCGATACGGACCCATGCTTGCCAGATTCCTCTTTGTTGCCATGAAAATGTGcgagttgaaggaacaCAAAGCAATGGAAGAGTTTGAGCAAGTATTCTGTGCCAACAAAAAACAGGGACTACGAAGATTTTTCGGTCAAATGACGAAATTTGGTGCGTTCTGGTTGTTGTCTCCGGTACTAGTGTTGCAGGAAGACGATTCAAACGCCATGGAAGATGTCTTTATGAGCAGTCTAATGGTGtgtcttcttgatgaaggaGGAATAGgattcaagatcaagtcgtACCGCTGCGATTTTTGCAGTGGTTTATCTTTTGCATTCAAATGCATAGCTGTTGATGTGATGAAAAAAGACAAGTCTTATGTCCGACCTTTTGTTGAGGATTGTAACAGGGCGGCATCCATAGCACTCAACTTTGGCCGATTTTGCAAGTTCAGTGCCGATGTACACTCGTTGAGTCCTCGTACATTTGGAAGGACCATGAACGTGCTACATGTTGGAGACAAAATAAGAATAAATACATTTGAAGTCGGACTCGACGACATCAAAAAATGGGTCCATACTGCCATTCAGCAATAtgtacttgaagttgaggAACTTTTCATGGACATCAACATCACGCCGACCATGGCCATGAATGAGATGATGGCAGCACAAAAACcaagagttgttggaatgCCTCAAACTAGTTACAACTGGGATCAAAGGGATATCGACAGATGCTTGGAAATTAACCTGGTTGATAAGTATGACATCAAGAGTCTTCAGTATTTCCGTCGCCGACTCTCTAGattgaacgacttgtttTTTTAcatgatcttgttgacgTGTGGGTCTCCGTATCGTTTAACGGAATTATACCTGGTTCTTATTCgtaatgaagaaagattggGAAGTAATGTGTTTGTTGCTGATGGGATGCTTGGACTCTTtaccaacaatggaaaGAACAGTATGAAGTATAGTCGAGAACGTCCTATTCTCAAGATGTTGCCCGAAGAGGTGTCAGAGTGCTTGGCTCACTATATCTATTTTGTCAGGCCATTCGAACACACTCTTGTCGAATACCAAGAACAAACCGGTTCATTGAGCCACATagagttcaagaaactaAGTGATAAATACAAGCTCCATTTGTTCGTGGGAGAGAAACAAATCAAAAACAGCACTACTCTTGGAAAATCGTTCCGTAAGTTCATAAATAAAACAACTCCAAAGCTTAGAGGAATCATGTACGGTGAAATAAGACAAGTGCTTTCATATTTTGTTGGGGCGAACGTCTCTGGGATGATTGGATTACAGATCAAGATTGACAACACCCTTGCCGAACAGGCTGGGCATTCGTTTAGTAGGTTTGTCGAAAGTTATGCCACAAATAGAGATGGTTACAATCATGTAATGCTTCAACGAATGAGAGACTGTCTGGCAGCCTGGCATACGTGTTTGGAGATGAGTACTCTTCAGATATTTACGCCTAGCGTATTTACTAGGAACGAACCACCGAAATTGACAGGTGAAGAACTTATAGAGGCTGGCAGACAGATGTTTGGACAAcacttcaagttcaaggagGGCCAGCAACAGGCTACATCGGATGTGGCTAATTGCTTCAGTATGATGGTTGCTATTGACCTGGGAAAGACGACTTGTTGCATCATTGCGATGTTGGCGGAGCGTACCCACAGTCTTCGCCAGACCGACCGAGGTAAAAAGACTCACTGTGTTACGATATTTGTGGTACCTTACATTTCTACACTCAACTCCACCATCCGCCAATTGACCGAAAATTTCAATGTGCGTACGTTTGATGGCTCTGTTGGACAGGTCAACGACTATGATGTGCTATTGATGCTGCTTGAAGACGGCCACCTTAGATATCTTAATCAGGTAGTCAGACATTTTCAGTCTACGAACTATCAAGGCAAGACCTATCTCCGCCGGGTAGTGGTTGACGATGCCCATATCTTGCAGATGAAACAATATGTGGTCGATGGAAACAAAAATGTACCTGTTGTATTTTTGACGTCATTTCTTCCACAGAAGGAAGACGCTACGATGAGTAGATTATTTAATATCAATTCCTTGGTAAGGGTGTCGTCACAGGAACCACTCTTGCCACATAAAGAATTcactcttttcaagaagccTAATACCACTTCAATATGTCAGACGGTTCTAGAAAAAGTTAGGAGTTTCGGTTCGGCAATTGTGATTGCTGAGTCTTCTGATAAAGTGTCATACTTGGTAAGTCAAATGGCCGACGAGGTTCCATGTATAGGTATCTACGGATCCCCAGTCAGCAGAACAGCTGCTTTGAATAAGATGGCCAATGAGAATATCAGGGTTGTGGTTACTACGGCAGAAGCAATGGTGGGTCTTCATATGTTGAAACCTACAACCGTCTTGTTTGCATATTCGATTAATAATCCAATAGAATTGCTTGTTGGCAGTCAAATGAGCAGTGGAAAGGTAGACATGGTATTGCTCAACTTTTATTCGTCTGAGTTTCAACGAGACTTATTGGACACTTGTGTTAATTTAATGGTAACGAGACATATGCGTTTAACGGAACAAACTTGTTATGAGGCTGGTAAGGAGCGGTGTCATGCTTGTgtcaaaaagagaagacatGCTTGA
- the VCC3.5 gene encoding vesicle coat complex AP-3, with translation MNTQALGYSIHNPITLDSDSDSDSDQNFEDALDDFSQVNIKCENSNLISTDEHIWSSPQSFRQSSPFSSIQATPLRTNSFKHELDYLAKNYFVFVEPLGYFYSEKRHFFISSDSKYATSKLYIKSKQGFLDLISKLTKQSPYYNQIEGESNIVNVATIPSPIPGIEIEEFAFCDSCKYTSCIGRVPVKCTSHGYMRRGEGYRVESGGFFLLKEFPRMPSLPDTPPPSTPNMYDRSSTIPCSSPIRRRSRFTNRDLQVEFKGPLITEIRVRESENMTADAFLQKYANIKFIPDVGLYWHEHERVFLDRNSEIVHKSLSSIIDKCKFLETHMHAVMSNSYYWYLLASANTSSEVHVCLEWLKEPLSGIEPSKIQYCPDCINSAIIDDHCDVDNLNVLTGMGYRMESGSIFLLASGGGMTDILEDQREEAPDLEYYASDSGAVFSSDEQEAEGSVDYASDMENLTVDGQEGDELTAVNGESESDTLLEDEVQEGDFRSFEDSSDSDNLFVDDAQEDDEEMIDIAIDNDTESDNDESDISAYDTTDDGLDNERDSEEIILYDEDPVRISTVSGWSQLKKKGICQISNLLWSRGQQHFLDITSRAFRSFLMGTVSNAQYTQMLEDVEEWVDLMPQYYRIPKDTKGRTFEIPSPFSRLPPKIHTYCSECGFVIGFNENNENLRSSSRHAKNTGHDRFISRQGYAIRAATGFNLLVIFGSNETVSTCESEDGDYDDEDIVIPSFEEGSGSPFTPPEFIVEPYSTDEEASDYEQEPESLPPPSKEEQYEVSELLKHSHGLVYDPIFYLYYYITEERYVDVNSMFFKNTLEDIGDHKSRIRNLVDRVISTQIIDSRKFEKKVTRGHIHWAKELSEVARWKKLCFCKQCYQVFKTKTAFSKHRREYANMSEREHAGHDISADFKGYLLERPKGLYYAIGIPDDVAQAEAAEAEATATAEEIASSKSQWVMGGPGWTVEEYDIKVQWLEGKLGMPPDQFLAKHNYLLVKEVGLYYDFTQKWFRSITHRLSRKVFFGDLISTVRRELISYMLHNMDRQYEYMLAPRHEQQVATLEAAVKYDGPMVAVESGNEEHLDFELVDNCIQPTKYYMCHVCKFIAHHSSVSAHIKQAKHQREEGPEKHVVYGYSVRNVEAKTNYFRIQHNLASSFHEPTDSTADSQIVDPFLSRYKAHEYTKFRSFLNMSNDKRWPRLVQLCKKYVTKKRLALSIGSSLSALIKNPRFCSTPNSASRYGPMLARFLFVAMKMCELKEHKAMEEFEQVFCANKKQGLRRFFGQMTKFGAFWLLSPVLVLQEDDSNAMEDVFMSSLVFLMKEE, from the coding sequence ATGAATACTCAAGCACTAGGCTATTCAATTCATAATCCAATAACTTTGGATCTGGACctggatctggatctggacCAGAACTTCGAAGATGCTCTAGATGACTTCAGCCAAGTAAATATCAAATGTGAAAATTCCAATCTCATTTCTACCGATGAGCATATTTGGTCGAGCCCTCAATCATTTAGACAGAGTCTGCCATTCTCATCAATACAAGCTACTCCATTGAGGACAAATCTGTTCAAACACGAACTTGACTACTTGGCCAAAAATTACTTTGTGTTTGTTGAGCCTCTAGGATACTTCTATCTGGAAAAAAGACATTTTTTCATctcttcagattcaaaaTATGCTACTTCCAAGTTATATATAAAGTCAAAGCAAGGATTTCTTGACCTCATTAGCAAACTAACAAAACAATCACCTTATTACAACCAAATAGAAGGCGAGTCAAATATTGTGAATGTGGCTACTATTCCAAGCCCTATCCCTGGCattgaaatagaagaatttgCCTTCTGTGATTCCTGTAAATACACCAGCTGTATTGGGCGCGTCCCAGTGAAATGTACCAGTCATGGATACATGAGAAGGGGAGAAGGCTATAGAGTGGAACTGGGAggtttctttctattgAAGGAATTCCCACGTATGCCTTCTTTACCTGATACTCCTCCACCAAGCACTCCAAATATGTATGATCGTAGTTCGACCATACCTTGCTCTTCTCCCATCCGCCGCCGATCTCGCTTCACCAATAGAGACTTGCAAGTCGAATTCAAGGGCCCTCTTATCACCGAAATCCGTGTGAGAGAATCTGAGAATATGACCGCTGATGCCTTTTTGCAAAAATACGCCAATATCAAATTCATTCCTGATGTGGGGTTATACTGGCACGAACATGAACGTGTGTTTTTGGATAGAAACTCTGAAATTGTTCACAAATCATTGTCTTCTATCATTGACAAATGcaagtttcttgaaacacACATGCATGCAGTAATGCTGAATTCCTACTACTGGTATTTGTTAGCCAGTGCTAATACGCTGTCCGAGGTACATGTATGTCTTGAATGGTTGAAGGAACCTCTAAGTGGCATAGAACCTTCTAAGATCCAGTACTGCCCTGATTGTATCAATTCGGCTATCATCGATGACCATTGTGATGTCGATAACCTTAATGTTCTAACTGGAATGGGATACAGAATGGAGCTGGGGTCTATTTTCTTATTAGCACTGGGTGGAGGAATGACAGACATTTTGGAAGATCAACGAGAGGAGGCTCCCGATCTCGAATATTATGCCTCTGATTCTGGTGCTGTCTTCCTGAGCgatgaacaagaagctgAGGGGTCAGTAGACTATGCTTCTGATATGGAAAATCTCACAGTAGATGGTCAAGAAGGTGACGAATTGACAGCAGTAAATGGAGAATCTGAGTCGGATACTCTcttagaagatgaagttcaagaaggtgACTTTAGAtcatttgaagattcttctgattcgGATAATCTCTTTGTAGATGATgcacaagaagatgatgaagaaatgattGACATTGCAATAGATAATGATACTGAATCGGATAATGACGAATCAGACATTTCAGCTTATGATACCACCGATGATGGTCTTGATAACGAACgtgattcagaagaaattatATTATATGATGAAGATCCTGTTAGAATCTCCACTGTTAGTGGATGGTCTCAGCTAAAAAAGAAAGGTATTTGTCAAATTAgcaatcttctttggctgaGAGGACAACAACACTTCCTTGACATCACCTCCAGGGCTTTCAGATCGTTTCTCATGGGTACAGTGTCAAATGCACAATACACCCAGATGTTGGAAGATGTCGAGGAATGGGTCGATCTAATGCCTCAGTACTATAGAATTCCAAAAGATACCAAGGGTAGAACATTTGAAATTCCCCTGCCCTTTTCAAGACTCCCTCCAAAAATACATACCTACTGTTCGGAATGTGGATTTGTAATAGGATTCAACGAGAACAATGAAAACTTGAGAAGCTCTTCCCGTCATGCAAAGAATACTGGTCATGATAGATTCATCAGTCGCCAAGGGTATGCTATCAGAGCCGCAACAGgattcaatctcttggtCATATTTGGGTCTAACGAAACAGTCAGTACATGTGAATCGGAAGATGGCGAttatgatgatgaagatattgttATTCCTTCATTCGAAGAGGGACTGGGTTCACCATTCACACCCCCTGAATTCATAGTGGAGCCGTACTCCACAGACGAAGAGGCCAGCGACTACGAACAAGAGCCTGAATCTCTTCCACCTCCATCTAAGGAAGAACAATATGAAGTGTCCGAACTATTGAAACATTCCCATGGGTTAGTTTACGATCCTATCTTCTACTTGTACTACTACATAACAGAAGAGCGGTATGTTGACGTGAATTCAATGTTTTTCAAAAACACATTGGAAGATATTGGTGACCACAAAAGCCGCATTCGAAACTTGGTGGACCGTGTCATTAGCACTCAAATCATTGACTCTCGAAAATTCGAGAAGAAAGTAACCAGAGGTCACATCCACTGGGCCAAAGAGTTGTCCGAAGTAGCTCGCTGGAAGAAGCTATGCTTTTGTAAACAATGCTATCAGGTATTCAAAACAAAAACTGCATTTTCCAAGCACAGGCGTGAATATGCGAACATGAGCGAAAGAGAACATGCTGGTCATGATATAAGTGCGGATTTTAAAGGATACCTTTTGGAGCGACCAAAGGGCCTCTACTATGCAATTGGGATTCCAGATGATGTTGCTCAAGCCGAAGCTGCTGAAGCCGAAGCTACCGctactgctgaagaaattgcaagTCTGAAATCGCAATGGGTTATGGGTGGGCCTGGGTGGACGGTGGAAGAATATGATATCAAAGTGCAATGGTTGGAGGGCAAGCTAGGTATGCCTCCCGACCAATTCTTGGCCAAGCACAACTACTTACTAGTGAAGGAGGTTGGTTTATACTACGATTTCACACAGAAGTGGTTCCGAAGTATAACACACAGGTTGCTGAGGAAGGTCTTCTTCGGCGACTTAATACTGACGGTGAGGCGTGAGTTAATATCTTACATGCTCCACAATATGGATAGACAGTATGAATACATGTTGGCACCCCGTCACGAGCAGCAAGTTGCTACTTTGGAAGCAGCAGTAAAATATGACGGTCCAATGGTGGCGGTGGAAAGTGGCAACGAAGAGCATCTAGATTTCGAGTTGGTAGATAATTGCATACAGCCAACTAAATACTACATGTGTCATGTGTGTAAGTTCATTGCCCACCACTCCAGCGTCTCCGCTCATATCAAACAAGCCAAGCACCAACGAGAAGAGGGACCTGAAAAACATGTTGTGTATGGTTACAGTGTTCGGAATGTAGAGGCTAAGACAAACTACTTCCGAATTCAACACAATCTAGCCAGTAGTTTTCACGAACCAACAGACAGCACTGCTGACTCTCAAATTGTAGATCCGTTTTTATCCAGATACAAAGCGCATGAGTATACAAAGTTCCGTTCATTTTTGAACATGTCTAATGACAAAAGATGGCCACGTTTGGTACAATTGTGCAAGAAATATGTAACCAAGAAAAGATTAGCTTTGAGCATCGGATCTTCTCTCTCAGCACTCATCAAAAACCCCCGGTTCTGTAGCACTCCAAACTCAGCCCTGCGATACGGACCCATGCTTGCCAGATTCCTCTTTGTTGCCATGAAAATGTGcgagttgaaggaacaCAAAGCAATGGAAGAGTTTGAGCAAGTATTCTGTGCCAACAAAAAACAGGGACTACGAAGATTTTTCGGTCAAATGACGAAATTTGGTGCGTTCTGGTTGTTGTCTCCGGTACTAGTGTTGCAGGAAGACGATTCAAACGCCATGGAAGATGTCTTTATGAGCAGTCtagtcttcttgatgaaggaGGAATAG